The Chitinophagales bacterium genomic sequence CGTTCCGCTGACCAGCGTGGCCAGGTTCAGCCCCAAGTTCACGCGCGAAGGAATAGTATCCATCTTTTGCGCACGCATGGCAAAAGAGATAATGATGAATGACAGGCAAAGGAATAGTTGTTTCATACAAGTAAAAAAACAAATATTATGCCATTGTGTAGTGGAACCGGATGTTCATAATTTAATAACACAGCAGCCACTTACAAGGATGGTAAACATCGTTCCGCCAGTACCTCATTAGGAGGTCTCTGCTTCGCGGGTTGTTCTGTCTGCAGTCATTCTACCTTTACAGCAGCAAGGTTAGGAGCTATGTTACACCATCCTGTAGTTGTTATAGCTAAAGTAGAGGCCGATTTTTTTTGTCGGCGAATTGTATGTGGCGCTCTTTGAATGGACACCCCTGCCGCATTGTATTTGGTGCATCTGTCAAGAAAATAACATTTCGGCATAATAATATCAGGTTGTTAGAAAAGTAAAAAAGGCATGGAGAAATTCCATGCCTTTTTGTTAATTGTTATTATCATCTACGAATTCTAAAAATTCATTTCTCTTTAAGAGGTAATAAAATATAGAATTCTTTTTATCGAACAGGTATTCAAGAATAACCCATGCTACAATAAACCAGGAGAAATACTCAATAAGGAGATAATTTTTATAGTATGCACCGATAAGAATTGTGATAGATGCAGCTATGAGGCGAAATACTACCAGCAGCCATTTATAGCCTTCCATTAAATAAGGCGAGCGCAATCTTAACTTAGCCTGTGCATTTTCGGCTACAGTAAAATGATATTCGCTGCTGGTAAAAAAATCTACTTTTGCCTTTATTGAATGTTTGCCCGCTTGCACAAGTATATTCTTTGTTTCCCCGGCATGAATAGTTCCATTTTTTCCACCATCAATTTCGATAGTAATGTCGCGAAATCGTGAAGCAAACTGATTTTCTCTTTTTATAGAAAGACTTGACATAACCTGTAGTTTATTTTTAGCTGACAATATTACCATGACATAGCAACGGCACCTGAAAATATTGCGCCCATGCACACAGCACCAGGACCTGCACCAACACCGCCAAGTACAGCACCTGCACATGCACCTGCACAAACACCTGCTGCATCGGCACCGATAAATGCCCCCCACAGAGACATAGCCTGTGGCTCATTGCTGATATCTACCCATTTATCGTAATTATTGGTATTACTCCAATATGCGTAACTGCCCTGCGCTACACCGATGATGTTTGCAAAAGCTTCAACCTGGTCGTCTGTTAATGAATTATCAGCAATAGCGTCGTCCAGCATATCATCTGTTTGAGATACAAAGTCTTGCGGCTCGTTTGTTACCAGTGCATTGAGCGAATTACAATAGTCAATAAAGGCTGTTCCGCTTTCGCCCAGGTTATCAATATTTGATTCAGCATATGTAACCATGTTTTGAGAAGTACCGTACCAATTTGATATTAATGCGGTCAAACTGCTCCAGTCGCCGCTGTTGATCTGGTATCCGTGTGTATTGAAATAGGATTGTGCTGATGATAACATTGCGTTGAAGTTGTTCAGATTATCATCAGTACCTATGCTCTGGTTGTCAAACTGGGTATACATATACTCCAGGTAGTCGTTGTGTGTGTTAGCTGCTGTACTCTTAACGTTATGATAATAATTGCTGGTTTCCCTTAAAGGCGGGTTAGGATTGTTCGCGGATATGTTTTTCTCCTGTTTCTTACATGCAAAAAGTACAGATACCATAAATGCCATAATGGCAATTGCTAAAGATTGTGATTTCATTTGTATAAAGTTTTTCAGTTTTTACCTACTCTGTTTTCCGCTTTTCAGTTTACGCGTACAAGTCATTTCATTAATTTTGGGCACCCTGAATGAACTGCGATACAAACTTGGGGATAATGTAAGTCACTATTACCCCTGTATCGTAGGTTAAAAATATTTTTTTAGCATGGGGGAAAACCATCTTTTTTAATTGCCCGAAACTTAAAAAAGTTGTAAGGCAATATGGTAGAAGGGGGTTGGCAATTTTTACACTATCCTGTAGTTCTTGTAGCTGAAGTTGAGACCAAGTTTTTTATCGGCGAATTGTTTGAGGCGCTCTTTGAGTGACATGCGGTTGAAAGAGATGTCGTAATCGAAGGCCCAGTTGCTGCGGCTGATACGGTCTTGCATAACAGCAGGGTGAGTGCCCGTGAATTTTTTCACGGCGTCTATATCCGCTGTATAGTCAAAGGCTTCGGCCTTTACTACGTTCTTCTCTACCCATTCATCGTCGTGCCACAGCTTATGAAATATCTCCTGCTTGCGCTGCATGGTACGGGGGTCTTTCACCCAGCCGTAATGGTATATATAGGCATCCAGCAGTTTTACGTTCAGCTTCTCATCATTGCCCTTGCGAAAACCCTGTGCGTCGCGATAGGAAAATATACTGTTGTTCTTGCGCACTATGCGTATCTCATAAGGGTACCAGCGGGTAGAGGTGCCAACATAATCGTATGAGCCGTAAAAGTGTTCATAATGAAACAGCAGGCCGTCAACATTCTTATCGTCCTTCCATCTCTCCATACCTGCTCTTATAGTGTCCAGGTATTTTTCATGCACTATTTCATCGCCCTGTATGTAGAAACACCAGTCGGTATCATCACTTACGGCTGCATAAGCTTTATCGGTCTCTACCGCCAACACACGCCCACCTGTGCGCAGGGAGTCGTCCCACTCTGTCTCAATGATCCTTATTTTGGCGGGGTCTATCATTTGTATCATCGCCAGAGTGCCGTCCGTTGATTTGCCTACTGCGATCACGAATTCGTCGCAAAGG encodes the following:
- a CDS encoding glycosyltransferase family 2 protein, with translation MKVTGFTFIRNAITYDYPIEEAIRSILPLCDEFVIAVGKSTDGTLAMIQMIDPAKIRIIETEWDDSLRTGGRVLAVETDKAYAAVSDDTDWCFYIQGDEIVHEKYLDTIRAGMERWKDDKNVDGLLFHYEHFYGSYDYVGTSTRWYPYEIRIVRKNNSIFSYRDAQGFRKGNDEKLNVKLLDAYIYHYGWVKDPRTMQRKQEIFHKLWHDDEWVEKNVVKAEAFDYTADIDAVKKFTGTHPAVMQDRISRSNWAFDYDISFNRMSLKERLKQFADKKLGLNFSYKNYRIV